Proteins co-encoded in one Methylobacterium sp. WL1 genomic window:
- a CDS encoding carboxymuconolactone decarboxylase family protein has translation MENWNGYRGELMATLGQIGQISPDLLHAHDKLASAQPKVPQLDAKTRELIALAVAVTTRCDGCIAFHTDAARKAGATQEEMVEALGVAVALNAGAALVYSARAFDAFTRDPG, from the coding sequence ATGGAGAATTGGAACGGCTACCGGGGCGAGCTGATGGCCACGCTGGGTCAGATAGGCCAGATCAGCCCGGACCTGCTGCACGCCCACGATAAGCTGGCCTCGGCCCAGCCGAAGGTGCCGCAGCTCGACGCCAAGACCCGGGAGCTCATCGCCCTCGCGGTGGCGGTGACGACCCGGTGCGACGGCTGCATCGCCTTCCACACCGACGCCGCCCGGAAGGCCGGCGCGACCCAGGAGGAGATGGTCGAGGCGCTGGGCGTCGCCGTCGCGCTGAATGCCGGCGCGGCGTTGGTCTACAGCGCCCGGGCCTTCGACGCCTTCACGCGCGATCCGGGCTGA
- a CDS encoding GFA family protein, giving the protein MTDQVTSRAAIRSGQCHCGTVRFRATLGDGFDSIRRCTCSYCRMRGAVVAMAEAGGVEILAGAEALTRYRFHTGTAEHFFCSRCGIYTHHQRRSNQNLYAVNVACLDGVSPFDFPAVPVLDGVNHTSDTGQPTRRAGTLRFIPAA; this is encoded by the coding sequence ATGACCGACCAAGTCACCAGCCGGGCCGCCATCCGGTCCGGCCAGTGCCATTGCGGCACGGTGCGCTTCCGGGCGACCCTCGGCGACGGCTTCGATTCGATCCGCCGCTGCACCTGCTCCTACTGCCGGATGCGCGGCGCCGTCGTCGCCATGGCGGAGGCCGGCGGGGTCGAGATCCTGGCGGGCGCGGAGGCTCTGACCCGCTACCGCTTCCACACCGGGACGGCGGAGCACTTCTTCTGCTCCCGCTGCGGGATCTACACCCACCACCAGCGGCGCTCGAACCAAAACCTCTACGCCGTGAACGTGGCCTGCCTCGACGGGGTCAGCCCGTTCGACTTCCCCGCGGTGCCGGTCTTGGACGGGGTCAACCACACCAGCGACACCGGCCAGCCGACCCGCCGGGCCGGCACGCTGCGGTTCATCCCGGCGGCGTAA
- a CDS encoding glutathione S-transferase, which produces MKLLYSPASPYARKVLVLAHETGLIDRIAVTVAGASPTGPSPEVAAHNPLGKIPALVLEDGTVLYDSRVICEYLDGLSAGPRLFPEGPARWDALTRQALADGLLDAALLTRYERVLRPEAQRWAAWEAGQVAKITAALDRFETLVADMPALDIGTVALACAVGYLDLRFPDLAWRDGRPATAAWYAVFEGRPSMVATVPQG; this is translated from the coding sequence ATGAAGCTCCTCTACTCCCCCGCCTCCCCGTATGCCCGCAAGGTGCTGGTGCTGGCCCACGAGACCGGGCTGATCGACAGGATCGCCGTCACCGTCGCCGGAGCCTCCCCGACCGGCCCCTCCCCCGAGGTCGCCGCCCACAACCCGCTCGGCAAGATCCCGGCCCTCGTCCTGGAGGACGGCACCGTCCTCTACGACAGCCGGGTGATCTGCGAGTATCTCGACGGCCTGTCGGCCGGTCCGCGCCTGTTCCCCGAGGGTCCGGCGCGCTGGGACGCGCTCACCCGGCAGGCGCTCGCCGACGGCCTGCTCGATGCCGCCCTGCTCACCCGCTACGAGCGGGTCCTACGCCCGGAGGCGCAGCGCTGGGCGGCCTGGGAGGCCGGGCAGGTGGCCAAGATCACGGCCGCGCTGGACCGGTTCGAGACCCTGGTCGCCGACATGCCGGCGCTCGATATCGGCACGGTCGCACTGGCCTGCGCGGTCGGCTACCTCGACCTGCGCTTCCCCGACCTCGCCTGGCGCGACGGCCGCCCCGCCACCGCCGCCTGGTACGCGGTGTTCGAGGGCCGGCCCTCGATGGTCGCCACCGTACCGCAGGGCTGA
- a CDS encoding DoxX family membrane protein, translating into MASLSVAIAFGVRLLLVLLFLPFSALDKILNFKGAVGQARQAVHATGPATLLILIGLCVEIGMSLCVLTGTADRAAAFVLAGYCGVTALLWKQFWAPGDFWAGGEGRALFWDFLKNFALAGGFLLITFGTGAGTVQDFFADPLASSHPYAVQARP; encoded by the coding sequence ATGGCCAGCCTCAGCGTCGCGATCGCGTTCGGCGTCCGCCTGCTCCTGGTGCTGCTGTTCCTGCCGTTCAGCGCCCTCGACAAGATTCTCAACTTCAAGGGCGCGGTCGGCCAGGCCCGGCAGGCGGTGCATGCCACCGGGCCGGCGACCCTGCTGATCCTGATCGGGCTCTGCGTCGAGATCGGGATGTCGCTGTGCGTCCTGACCGGCACCGCCGACCGGGCGGCGGCCTTCGTGCTCGCCGGCTATTGCGGCGTCACCGCGCTGCTGTGGAAACAGTTCTGGGCGCCCGGCGACTTCTGGGCAGGCGGCGAGGGCCGCGCGTTGTTCTGGGACTTCTTGAAGAATTTTGCGCTGGCCGGAGGTTTTTTGCTGATCACCTTCGGGACGGGCGCCGGGACGGTCCAGGATTTCTTCGCCGACCCGCTCGCCTCGTCGCACCCCTACGCGGTCCAGGCCCGGCCATAA